TTTTTTTCTTAATTGTAGCTTCATCGTCATCTACTGCAATGAAGTTTCCTTTTGAGGAAGACATCTTGCCTTCGCCATCAAGTCCAGTTAAAACAGGGTTGTGTATGCATACTGGAGCTTTGTATCCCATGCTAGGCAAAATTTCCCTTGAAAGCATGTGAATTTTTCTCTGCTCCATTCCACCAACTGCAACGTCCGCATTTAAGTGTTTTATATCGTTTACCTGCATTAATGGATATACCACACTTGCGACTTTCGGATTTTCGTCTTCTCTGGCAATTACTTCCATGCTCCTTCTTGCCCTGTTTAATGTGGTTGAAAGTGCGAGTTTGTAAACGTCTATTGTATACTCGTCTTTTAACTGGAACTCGCTTCCATAAACATAATCTGCAACAAGACCCATTGCTTCGAATACTTTCCTGTTTTCTTCGCCGAGAGCCCTTACTTCTTCCATCGTTCCTTTTTGGTTTAAGTATGCGTGTAAATCTGCCAATAATATTAATATTTTAAATCCTGCCTTTTGAAGATCGATCATCTTTCTTATCTGCAAGTAATGGCCCATGTGAATTCTACCACTTGGTTCAAAACCGATGTATGCAATTTTTTCTTCTTTCTTTAAAAGTTCAGCTAGTTCTTCGCTTGATACAATTTCTGAAGTGTTTTTTAATATAGATTCTAACATGTTTTCGCCTGATTTTTACAAATATCAACAATAAAAACGTTTATTCGTGATTTAGAGTAATATTCTGATTCTGTTATAAAAGTAATTGTTGTATCTATACTAATGTCTAATCTTACCGATTTATACTTTTCTGATTTTTTTCTTATACTTGCGTGTAAAACTTGCGTGTAAAAAAACAGATTCAAATAGACTAAAATAAAAAAAGTAGTAATTTATTTTTTAGATTTCTTTTCCTTTTCTTCTCGTTTTTTTATTTTGTTATAAACCGTATTTTCCAAATCCCGGTATTTTTCGTGTGCTTTGAAAAGTCTTTCCAGATTAAAGCTGTTTTTAATCCGATTTCTCATATTTTTCCTAAATTTCCAGTGGTCAAGCGTTTCATTTACGCTCGAATATGAAACATGTACCATAATCTCCCCCCTTTTGTAATTACAATTCTCTTCAAAAACAGTTAAATAAATTTTCAGAGTTTTGCTGGCACCAAATATATAAATCGATTTTCGAACGCAGAACCATTAAAGCTTTAAAAATAGATATTATTGATTATAGTTTATAATTATACGTTTAATTAAAAGAAGGACTTCATTAATCTGATAAATTTTAAATAGAACAGAAATAAATTATATATTGTAATAAAAGGGGTGGTATATATGCCAGACACTAAGAAACAGCAAGAACAAAAGAAACAACAACCGCAACAAAAACAGCATAGATAATCTATTTAATATCGCCTTACTTTCTTTTTTTAATTGCAGAATCCTATTTGAAGAATAGAGGTATCCTGCAAATATTTGAGGTTTTATTAACCTAGAATAATCAGATAGAAGTTTTGCAGGACTATTCCCCATATGGGCAATAATATATATAACATTTTTGATATGGTTTTTGTAAATATGCAAAAGTTAAAAAAACTACTTTTATTTTGCCAACAGTTTTA
This Methanococcus maripaludis C5 DNA region includes the following protein-coding sequences:
- a CDS encoding tyrosine--tRNA ligase; amino-acid sequence: MLESILKNTSEIVSSEELAELLKKEEKIAYIGFEPSGRIHMGHYLQIRKMIDLQKAGFKILILLADLHAYLNQKGTMEEVRALGEENRKVFEAMGLVADYVYGSEFQLKDEYTIDVYKLALSTTLNRARRSMEVIAREDENPKVASVVYPLMQVNDIKHLNADVAVGGMEQRKIHMLSREILPSMGYKAPVCIHNPVLTGLDGEGKMSSSKGNFIAVDDDEATIKKKMKNAFCPMKEVSGNPVLEIAKYYIEYPATVKRPEKFGGDLVLESYEALENAFVEGLHPMDVKNLVSDQLIEILRPIREKMNE